A region of Streptomyces halobius DNA encodes the following proteins:
- a CDS encoding RNA polymerase sigma factor: MAICAQVHGQWLPGFLELARFALRRAFGGLSLAACQDIAQEAYLRVGSKADAGKLPPGTNVMAYLRRTARNLALDWCREQQRGRRLVLMSGDAFDAAPETRAVVDGGSRVLQELVIPAIEGMPESLRRKVVDLQSRGLSDVQITTKLGIPAHRLHNLRNKAVADLRRNLAGHIRDGHRKKQQHGERDR; the protein is encoded by the coding sequence ATGGCCATCTGCGCGCAGGTTCACGGCCAATGGCTTCCAGGATTCCTGGAACTCGCGCGCTTTGCGCTGCGGCGGGCGTTTGGGGGGTTGTCGCTGGCCGCGTGCCAGGACATTGCGCAGGAGGCCTATTTGCGGGTGGGGTCGAAGGCGGACGCCGGGAAACTGCCGCCGGGGACGAACGTGATGGCGTATCTGCGGCGGACAGCCCGCAATCTCGCCCTGGACTGGTGCCGTGAGCAGCAGCGCGGCAGACGGCTGGTGCTGATGAGCGGCGACGCATTCGATGCTGCGCCAGAGACTCGGGCAGTGGTGGATGGCGGCTCAAGGGTGCTGCAGGAGCTGGTGATCCCGGCGATCGAGGGGATGCCGGAAAGCCTGCGACGAAAGGTGGTGGACCTGCAAAGCCGGGGGCTGAGCGACGTGCAGATCACAACCAAGCTCGGCATACCTGCACATCGTCTCCATAACCTGCGAAATAAGGCAGTTGCGGATCTAAGACGCAATCTTGCTGGGCATATTCGGGACGGGCACCGGAAGAAGCAGCAGCACGGGGAGAGGGACAGGTGA